In the genome of Rhodoplanes sp. Z2-YC6860, one region contains:
- a CDS encoding MmgE/PrpD family protein, which translates to MSHAEAVHTLQPAAGATDEIVQFTAELRYDALPEEARHYARRHLLDTVGVMIAGAGGTIATQAETVIKAVRPDGKLPVPGRARRADLLDAAFLGGTAAHGIELDDGYRHGSAHCGCVIIPTVLAVGYDRHVNGRALIEAIVAGYETNICLARACAPDLRQRGFHPTPAVGPFGAAMATGKLRGMKTPQFANAMGIAASSAAGLFAFVGGGGDIKRLHAGHASREGMQAALLAEQGVEGPPNVVEARDGFMQAFAFGRIDKARPIKLPPAAEYGITDCYIKPYACCRHIQPAVEAMFGLCTDEKIGFDEIKKVDVETYKIATEHAHVPWDDFASAQLSFPYLMGLAARYRGVKFEHFDEKTRKDPAFAAFAEKLTVSAPTEIDQLYPKLRPARVTVTTGKGKFVRQADEAWGSRQVPLDDDGLIAKFLGLVEPVLGAAKAKELSERLWTVDKADDVAPLVEASAK; encoded by the coding sequence ATGTCCCACGCCGAAGCCGTTCACACGCTGCAGCCCGCCGCGGGCGCGACCGACGAGATCGTGCAATTCACGGCAGAGCTTCGCTACGACGCGCTGCCCGAGGAGGCGCGGCACTACGCGCGGCGGCACCTGCTCGACACGGTCGGCGTGATGATCGCAGGCGCCGGCGGCACCATCGCGACCCAGGCCGAGACGGTCATCAAGGCGGTGCGGCCCGACGGCAAGCTCCCCGTTCCCGGGCGTGCACGGCGCGCCGACCTGCTCGACGCGGCCTTTCTCGGGGGCACCGCGGCGCACGGCATCGAACTCGACGACGGCTATCGTCACGGCTCGGCGCATTGCGGCTGCGTCATCATTCCGACCGTGCTCGCCGTGGGCTATGACCGCCATGTCAACGGCCGGGCGCTGATCGAAGCCATCGTCGCGGGCTACGAGACCAACATCTGCCTCGCCCGCGCCTGCGCGCCGGACCTCCGCCAGCGCGGCTTCCATCCGACACCTGCGGTCGGGCCGTTCGGCGCCGCCATGGCGACCGGCAAGCTGCGCGGCATGAAGACCCCGCAGTTCGCCAACGCCATGGGCATCGCCGCCTCGAGCGCCGCGGGCCTGTTCGCCTTTGTCGGCGGCGGCGGCGACATCAAGCGGCTGCATGCCGGCCACGCCTCGCGTGAAGGCATGCAAGCGGCGCTGCTCGCCGAGCAAGGCGTCGAAGGCCCGCCCAACGTGGTCGAGGCGCGCGACGGCTTCATGCAGGCCTTCGCTTTCGGCAGGATCGACAAGGCGCGGCCGATCAAGCTGCCGCCTGCGGCCGAGTACGGCATCACCGATTGCTACATCAAGCCTTATGCCTGCTGTCGCCACATCCAGCCGGCGGTCGAGGCGATGTTCGGGCTGTGCACCGACGAGAAGATCGGCTTCGACGAGATCAAGAAGGTCGACGTCGAGACCTACAAGATCGCGACCGAACACGCCCACGTGCCGTGGGACGACTTCGCCAGCGCGCAATTGAGCTTCCCCTATCTGATGGGGCTCGCGGCGCGCTACCGCGGCGTGAAGTTCGAGCACTTCGACGAGAAGACGAGGAAGGACCCGGCCTTCGCCGCGTTCGCCGAGAAGCTGACCGTGTCGGCGCCCACGGAAATCGATCAGCTTTATCCGAAGCTCCGCCCGGCCCGCGTCACGGTGACAACCGGCAAGGGCAAGTTCGTCCGTCAGGCCGACGAGGCCTGGGGCTCGCGGCAGGTGCCGCTGGATGATGACGGGCTGATCGCCAAGTTTTTGGGACTCGTCGAGCCGGTGCTGGGAGCCGCCAAGGCGAAGGAGCTGTCGGAGCGATTGTGGACGGTCGACAAGGCCGACGATGTCGCGCCGCTGGTCGAGGCGTCGGCGAAGTAA
- a CDS encoding acetate--CoA ligase family protein: MTKPLAQVLLAPQSVAIIGQSNDATKTAGRPLKYLRQAGYAGRIYPINPRRDEVLGERAWPSLAELPELPDHAYIVASTDATMEAIEECARLGVPVVTALANGFSETGAEGTAREARIKAIIQQTGTRLVGPSSLGVVDLRHKAFMTANAAFDEPDLPVGRIFAASHSGGMIGTFLSRGKARGIHFAGLVSVGNEVDLSIGEICAATLDDPGIDGYVLFLETMRKAETLRAFALEAAKRGKSVLAYKLGRSAAARELAVSHTGALAGEDDIAGMFLAECGIARVDTLEGLIEGFPLLARVPAPARGARPPAVAVVTTTAGGATMVIDPLSVRGIEVRQPTPQTLARLKEATGVDVAPARLIDLTLAGAQYKVMKGALDVLTTAPEYDLIVVTVGSSARFYPDLAVKPIIDSAGAAKPIAAFLVPEAPDALARLAAAGVPNFHTPEACADAVTAALRRRAPQVTEVRPGRPSGSGRMLDELEAYGLFDKLGLPHAPSLALDASIAKVAALPFAYPVVVKALSEKIAHKSDVGGVVLNVRDDTSLLAAIAKIREATHVDRVLVQPMVSGLGEVLIGYRIDRDVGPTVMLAAGGVLAEILRDRSIRLAPVDLAEAKAMIGEVMALKALAGYRGKEPGDLDGLAHALVSLSRLAVHDGPVVAEAEINPLIVRPKGQGVVAVDALVKLV; this comes from the coding sequence GTGACCAAGCCGCTCGCGCAAGTGTTGCTCGCGCCGCAATCGGTCGCGATCATCGGGCAGTCGAACGACGCCACCAAAACAGCAGGCCGGCCGCTGAAATATCTGCGGCAGGCGGGCTACGCGGGGCGCATCTATCCGATCAATCCGCGGCGCGACGAGGTGCTGGGTGAACGCGCCTGGCCGTCACTCGCTGAACTGCCGGAGCTTCCCGACCACGCCTACATCGTCGCCTCGACCGACGCCACGATGGAGGCGATCGAGGAATGCGCCAGGCTCGGCGTGCCGGTGGTCACCGCGCTCGCCAACGGCTTCAGCGAGACGGGCGCCGAAGGCACCGCGCGCGAGGCGCGCATCAAGGCGATCATCCAGCAGACCGGCACGCGTCTCGTTGGGCCTTCGAGCCTTGGCGTGGTCGATCTGCGCCACAAGGCGTTCATGACCGCCAACGCGGCATTCGACGAGCCCGATCTGCCGGTCGGCCGCATCTTCGCCGCCTCTCATTCGGGCGGCATGATCGGCACGTTTCTCTCGCGCGGCAAGGCGCGCGGCATCCACTTCGCAGGTCTCGTCTCGGTCGGCAACGAGGTCGATCTTTCGATCGGCGAGATTTGCGCCGCAACCCTCGACGATCCCGGCATCGACGGCTACGTGCTGTTTCTCGAAACCATGCGCAAGGCCGAGACCTTGCGCGCCTTCGCGCTGGAAGCGGCGAAGCGCGGCAAGTCGGTGCTGGCCTACAAGCTCGGCCGTTCGGCCGCGGCGCGCGAATTGGCTGTGTCGCACACCGGCGCGCTCGCCGGCGAGGACGATATTGCCGGGATGTTCCTCGCCGAATGCGGCATCGCCCGCGTCGACACGCTGGAGGGCCTGATCGAGGGCTTTCCGCTGCTGGCGCGTGTGCCGGCGCCCGCACGCGGCGCGCGGCCTCCGGCCGTCGCCGTGGTCACGACCACCGCCGGCGGCGCCACCATGGTGATCGATCCGCTGAGCGTACGCGGCATCGAGGTTCGTCAACCGACGCCGCAGACGCTGGCCCGCCTCAAAGAGGCCACCGGCGTCGACGTCGCTCCCGCGCGGCTGATCGACCTGACGCTCGCCGGCGCCCAATACAAGGTGATGAAGGGCGCGCTCGACGTACTGACCACTGCGCCGGAGTACGATCTGATCGTCGTGACCGTCGGCTCGTCGGCGCGGTTCTATCCCGATCTCGCGGTGAAGCCGATCATCGACAGCGCCGGTGCTGCGAAGCCGATCGCGGCGTTTCTGGTGCCCGAAGCGCCCGATGCGCTGGCGCGACTCGCCGCCGCGGGGGTTCCGAATTTCCACACGCCGGAGGCCTGCGCCGACGCGGTCACGGCAGCACTGCGTCGCCGCGCGCCGCAGGTGACCGAGGTGCGGCCAGGACGTCCGTCTGGCAGCGGGCGGATGCTTGATGAGCTCGAGGCCTATGGCCTGTTCGACAAGCTCGGCCTGCCGCATGCTCCGTCGCTCGCGCTGGATGCTTCGATCGCCAAGGTCGCTGCCCTGCCATTCGCCTATCCCGTCGTGGTCAAGGCGCTGTCCGAGAAAATCGCGCACAAGTCCGACGTCGGCGGTGTGGTGCTGAACGTTCGCGACGACACGTCTCTGCTCGCCGCCATCGCCAAAATCCGCGAAGCGACCCACGTGGATCGCGTGCTCGTGCAGCCGATGGTGTCGGGATTGGGCGAGGTACTGATCGGCTATCGCATCGATCGCGACGTCGGCCCGACCGTGATGCTCGCGGCCGGCGGCGTGCTCGCCGAAATCCTGCGCGACCGCAGCATCCGGCTTGCGCCGGTCGATCTCGCCGAAGCCAAAGCCATGATCGGCGAGGTCATGGCGCTGAAGGCTTTGGCCGGTTATCGCGGCAAGGAGCCCGGCGACCTCGACGGGCTGGCGCACGCGCTCGTTTCGCTGTCGCGGCTCGCGGTGCACGATGGACCGGTCGTGGCCGAAGCCGAAATCAATCCGCTGATCGTGCGGCCCAAAGGCCAGGGCGTCGTGGCGGTCGATGCGCTGGTGAAGCTCGTCTAG
- a CDS encoding ABC transporter substrate-binding protein, with product MIRRHSRREALKLALGTSFMSLVPSAIRSAATQPALVPVQMGIQIFTGAVATVWVDNKIPAKHGLTVEGKQMADGRSVRDSMVSGALNAGTMNITPFIVGAVAASLTLVGVVSLGGDTVGVMVRKGSGIGSIADLKGKRISVSTGSTTANIFIQTVGPAHGLKPGDYQLVNMRPPDQVAALSAGSVDAITSFEPYLTVAEQEGIGTVLMRFGEIDPNPTCLVLSPALIEKSPDTVRVFLKSWLDGVEFWRRNPARVAETIYQQYAAAGYASVTRSMAESIVRQIKVEPELTPNIITHIKAEAERMKAANLLREMPDWAKVIRPDLLQQART from the coding sequence ATGATCCGCCGCCACTCGCGCCGCGAGGCGTTGAAGCTCGCGCTCGGCACGTCTTTTATGTCGCTCGTGCCGTCGGCCATCCGCTCGGCGGCGACGCAGCCCGCACTCGTTCCCGTGCAGATGGGCATCCAGATCTTCACCGGCGCGGTGGCGACAGTCTGGGTCGACAACAAGATACCGGCGAAACACGGACTGACGGTCGAGGGCAAACAGATGGCCGACGGCCGCTCCGTGCGCGACAGCATGGTCTCCGGAGCTCTCAACGCCGGCACCATGAACATCACCCCGTTCATCGTCGGTGCGGTGGCTGCCTCACTGACGCTGGTCGGCGTCGTCTCGCTCGGCGGCGACACCGTCGGCGTCATGGTCCGAAAAGGCTCGGGCATCGGCAGCATCGCCGATCTCAAGGGCAAACGGATCAGCGTCTCGACGGGCTCGACCACCGCCAACATCTTCATCCAGACCGTTGGCCCGGCGCACGGGCTGAAGCCCGGCGACTACCAGCTCGTCAACATGCGTCCGCCGGATCAGGTCGCCGCCCTGTCGGCCGGTTCGGTCGACGCCATCACCTCGTTTGAGCCATACCTCACCGTGGCGGAACAGGAAGGCATCGGCACCGTGCTGATGCGGTTCGGCGAGATCGACCCCAATCCGACCTGCCTGGTGTTGTCGCCCGCTCTGATCGAGAAATCGCCGGACACCGTTCGGGTGTTTCTCAAATCGTGGCTCGACGGCGTCGAATTCTGGCGACGCAATCCGGCGCGCGTCGCCGAGACCATCTATCAGCAATACGCCGCGGCGGGCTATGCGAGTGTCACGCGCTCGATGGCCGAGAGCATCGTCCGTCAGATCAAGGTCGAACCCGAGCTGACGCCGAACATCATTACGCACATCAAAGCCGAAGCCGAACGCATGAAAGCCGCGAACCTGCTGCGCGAAATGCCGGATTGGGCGAAGGTCATTCGTCCCGATCTGCTGCAGCAAGCCAGGACTTGA
- a CDS encoding alpha/beta fold hydrolase, whose protein sequence is MIESIRDLVNADEELVRRGRHVSTTFLLEVGEQGYLIKIIEGRIVSITPGPFVTPNYSFALRAPRDEWELFWTKLPPPGHHDIYALFKRGKLVIEGDLHPLMANLLYFKDVLAAPRKTEKRSAPAVAPKKPSFEPVVGRYLHLDLLGRPHRLYIEEAGQGIPLLCLHTAGSDGRQYRGLLNDPRITENYRVIVFDMPWHGKSSPPEGFQHEEYRLTSRDYVQMILEIADALELDKPVVMGCSIGGRIVLYLAHQHGKRFRAIIGLETAAHVAPYYDVGWLHRGDVHGGEVSAGVVSGLCAPTAPDNHRWETLWHYLQSGPGVFKGDLHFYKVDGDIRDRVDQIDGRTTPLYLLTGEYDYSCTTEGTLDVAKRTGAEAVIMKGLGHFPMSEDPPRFISYLLPVLEKIRGKA, encoded by the coding sequence ATGATCGAAAGCATCCGCGATCTGGTGAATGCCGATGAGGAGCTGGTGCGGCGCGGGCGGCACGTCAGCACCACGTTCCTGCTTGAAGTCGGCGAGCAGGGCTATCTCATCAAGATCATCGAGGGCCGCATCGTCTCGATCACGCCCGGGCCGTTCGTCACACCGAATTACAGCTTTGCGCTGCGCGCCCCGCGCGACGAATGGGAACTGTTCTGGACCAAGCTGCCGCCGCCCGGCCATCACGACATCTACGCGCTGTTCAAGCGCGGCAAGCTCGTCATCGAAGGCGACCTGCATCCGCTGATGGCGAATTTGCTGTATTTCAAGGACGTGCTGGCCGCGCCGCGCAAGACAGAGAAGCGAAGCGCGCCTGCGGTCGCACCAAAGAAGCCAAGCTTCGAGCCCGTTGTCGGCCGCTATCTCCATCTCGATCTGCTCGGCCGACCACACCGACTCTACATCGAGGAAGCCGGCCAGGGCATTCCGCTGCTCTGCCTGCACACCGCGGGCTCCGACGGCCGGCAGTATCGCGGGCTGCTTAACGATCCGCGCATCACCGAGAACTACCGCGTCATCGTGTTCGACATGCCCTGGCACGGCAAATCGTCGCCGCCGGAGGGGTTCCAGCACGAGGAGTACCGGCTCACCTCGCGCGACTACGTTCAAATGATCCTCGAAATCGCCGATGCGCTGGAGCTCGATAAACCGGTGGTGATGGGCTGCTCGATCGGCGGCCGCATCGTGCTTTATCTCGCGCATCAGCATGGCAAGCGCTTCCGCGCCATCATCGGGCTCGAGACCGCGGCGCATGTCGCGCCTTATTACGACGTCGGCTGGCTGCACCGCGGCGATGTGCATGGCGGCGAGGTTTCGGCCGGCGTGGTGTCGGGGCTGTGCGCCCCGACCGCGCCCGACAACCATCGCTGGGAGACACTCTGGCACTATCTGCAAAGCGGGCCCGGCGTGTTCAAGGGCGACCTGCATTTCTACAAGGTCGACGGCGACATCCGCGATCGCGTCGACCAGATCGACGGCCGCACCACACCGCTCTATCTGCTTACCGGCGAATACGACTATTCCTGCACCACCGAGGGCACGTTGGACGTGGCGAAGCGCACCGGCGCCGAGGCTGTCATCATGAAAGGCCTCGGCCATTTCCCGATGAGCGAAGACCCGCCCAGGTTCATTTCGTACCTGCTGCCGGTGCTGGAGAAGATTCGCGGAAAAGCCTAA
- a CDS encoding alcohol dehydrogenase catalytic domain-containing protein has protein sequence MKAMVLSGPNLPFERVERPDPAPGPGEAVAKVITCGSGLTIQHVRAGRRKVQFPRIIGHEITGEIVATGAGVRGLKVGDPVTTYFYLNCGHCRWCLTNLEPLCENSGGQIGIDCDGAYAEYVKLPAQNFIRLPDGLDYKKHPAEIGVVTDALATPYKVLRRARVAPGETVAVIGAGGGLGIHQLMMAKWARTRVIAVDTRASKFEACRKAGADEVVDASAGRITEQLLELTKGQGVDVVVDYVSATSTLEAGARALGRRGRLVTLGGSGKPFTALAHDMLNKEQDLLGSRYVTRSEVIESLDLVARGEVFPLVTVVRPLEEAEAVHDLVERGEITGRAVLRVA, from the coding sequence ATGAAAGCGATGGTGTTGAGCGGCCCGAACCTGCCGTTTGAGCGAGTCGAGCGGCCGGATCCGGCGCCGGGTCCCGGCGAGGCTGTGGCGAAGGTCATCACCTGCGGCTCAGGGCTCACCATTCAGCACGTCAGGGCCGGGCGGCGGAAGGTTCAGTTTCCGCGGATCATCGGCCACGAGATCACCGGCGAGATCGTCGCGACCGGGGCAGGCGTGCGCGGCCTCAAGGTCGGCGATCCAGTGACGACGTATTTCTATCTGAACTGCGGCCACTGCCGCTGGTGCCTGACCAATCTCGAGCCGCTGTGCGAGAACTCCGGCGGCCAGATCGGGATCGATTGCGACGGCGCTTACGCCGAATACGTCAAACTGCCGGCACAGAACTTCATCCGTCTGCCGGACGGCCTCGACTATAAGAAGCACCCTGCCGAGATCGGGGTGGTCACCGACGCGCTGGCCACGCCCTACAAGGTGCTGCGCCGTGCCCGCGTCGCGCCCGGTGAGACCGTGGCGGTGATCGGGGCCGGCGGTGGGCTCGGCATTCACCAGTTGATGATGGCGAAATGGGCACGCACCCGCGTGATCGCGGTCGACACCCGCGCGTCGAAGTTCGAGGCCTGCCGCAAGGCCGGTGCCGACGAGGTGGTCGATGCAAGCGCCGGTCGGATCACCGAGCAACTCCTTGAACTGACGAAGGGGCAGGGCGTCGACGTGGTGGTGGATTATGTCTCGGCCACGTCCACACTGGAGGCTGGCGCGCGGGCGCTCGGCCGCAGGGGCCGGCTCGTGACGCTCGGCGGCTCCGGCAAGCCGTTTACGGCGCTGGCCCATGACATGCTCAACAAGGAGCAGGATCTCCTTGGCAGCCGCTACGTGACGCGCAGCGAAGTGATCGAGTCGCTCGACCTTGTGGCTCGCGGCGAGGTGTTTCCGCTCGTCACCGTGGTGCGCCCGCTGGAGGAGGCCGAAGCGGTGCACGACCTCGTCGAGCGCGGCGAGATCACCGGCCGCGCCGTGCTGCGCGTGGCCTGA
- a CDS encoding tripartite tricarboxylate transporter substrate binding protein, with product MKAAFRFIVAAALAFGALAARAADYPTRPITLVVPYAAGGGNDVIARIVAEKMSANLGQSIVIENRGGAGGTIATRQVAKSEPDGYTLLIATSSLAINPSLYANVGYDPRKDFSPIGLIASSANVVLVNNVVPVRSVAELIALAKQKPGELTFASTGTGSSVHLAAELFAGMAGIKINHVPYKGSGPALNDLVGGHVTMMFGTMASSAGLVKDGAKVRALAVTGLRRSALFPELPTVAESGLPGYESVLHYGIVAAAGTPRSIVDRLNAALNTALASDDVKQRLAVEGAEALPTSPDEYAADIAAEETKWSEIIRRSGMKTE from the coding sequence ATGAAAGCGGCGTTTCGTTTCATCGTCGCCGCAGCACTGGCGTTCGGCGCACTCGCCGCGCGAGCGGCGGATTACCCGACCCGGCCAATCACACTGGTCGTGCCTTATGCGGCCGGCGGCGGCAACGATGTGATCGCGCGCATCGTCGCCGAGAAGATGAGCGCAAACCTCGGCCAGTCGATCGTGATCGAGAATCGTGGCGGCGCGGGCGGCACCATCGCGACGCGGCAGGTGGCAAAGTCCGAGCCCGATGGTTACACGCTGTTGATCGCGACCAGCTCGCTGGCGATCAATCCGTCGCTCTATGCGAATGTCGGCTACGACCCGCGCAAAGACTTCTCGCCAATCGGCTTGATCGCATCGAGCGCCAATGTGGTGCTGGTCAACAACGTTGTGCCGGTGCGCTCCGTGGCCGAACTGATTGCACTCGCCAAGCAGAAGCCCGGCGAGCTCACCTTCGCTTCGACCGGCACCGGATCGAGCGTGCATCTCGCGGCCGAGCTGTTCGCAGGCATGGCCGGCATCAAGATCAACCACGTGCCCTACAAGGGCTCGGGCCCGGCGCTGAACGATCTGGTCGGCGGCCACGTCACCATGATGTTCGGCACCATGGCGAGCTCGGCTGGCCTCGTGAAGGACGGAGCCAAGGTGCGCGCGCTGGCGGTGACCGGCTTGAGGCGGTCGGCGCTGTTTCCCGAGCTGCCCACCGTCGCGGAAAGCGGCCTGCCGGGCTACGAGTCGGTGTTGCACTACGGCATCGTCGCCGCGGCCGGCACGCCGCGGTCTATCGTCGACAGGCTCAATGCTGCGTTGAACACGGCACTGGCGAGCGATGACGTGAAACAACGGCTCGCGGTCGAAGGCGCGGAAGCCCTGCCCACGAGCCCGGACGAATATGCGGCCGACATCGCGGCCGAAGAGACAAAATGGTCGGAGATCATCCGCCGGTCGGGTATGAAGACGGAGTGA
- a CDS encoding acyl-CoA dehydrogenase family protein, which translates to MNFDFTDEQKLFAESVRRFARAHLAKDAVPRAHNPRFPFDVAKLMSEQGLLGITIPEADGGQGGSLMDAIIAIEQTAAVCPRSADVVQFGNFGPIRTFSEYGTDYQKKKWLSECLAGRMVISLGMSEPDAGSAVTDLKTTAKPDGTGYIVNGTKVFSTFSPEASVFLVYLRYGPGVGGIGSVLVERSMPGFTIGPPQEFMSGELWSELHFDNCRIPAENVLLGPGGFKKQMASFNVERLGNTARSLAFGRYCYDRAREHAGVREQFGRPLAEFQGLQWKFADMAIKLESAQLLLYRAAVNADKGLPSAYETAVAKAACNQAGWDCAHESMQIMGAAGFSKTSLVEYCMRRCRGWMIAGGSVEMLKNRIAEHVLDRRFDQRPPKPKASEAAE; encoded by the coding sequence ATGAACTTCGATTTCACCGACGAACAAAAGCTCTTCGCCGAATCCGTGCGCCGCTTTGCGCGGGCGCATCTCGCCAAGGACGCGGTCCCACGCGCCCACAATCCGCGATTTCCCTTCGATGTCGCCAAGCTGATGAGCGAACAGGGGCTGCTCGGCATCACCATACCCGAGGCCGACGGCGGCCAGGGCGGTTCGCTGATGGACGCCATCATCGCCATCGAACAGACCGCCGCGGTGTGTCCGCGCAGCGCCGACGTGGTGCAGTTCGGCAATTTCGGACCGATCCGCACCTTCTCGGAATACGGCACCGACTATCAGAAGAAAAAGTGGCTGTCCGAATGCCTCGCCGGCCGTATGGTGATCAGCCTCGGCATGAGCGAGCCTGATGCGGGCTCCGCCGTCACCGACCTCAAGACCACCGCGAAGCCGGACGGCACGGGCTACATCGTCAACGGCACCAAGGTGTTCTCGACCTTCAGTCCCGAGGCTTCGGTATTCCTGGTCTATCTGCGCTACGGGCCAGGCGTCGGCGGCATCGGCTCGGTGCTGGTCGAGCGCAGCATGCCGGGCTTCACCATCGGCCCGCCGCAGGAGTTCATGAGTGGCGAGCTTTGGAGCGAGCTGCACTTCGACAATTGCCGCATTCCGGCCGAGAACGTGCTGCTCGGGCCGGGCGGCTTCAAGAAGCAGATGGCGAGCTTCAATGTCGAGCGGCTCGGCAACACCGCGCGCTCGCTGGCCTTCGGCCGCTACTGCTACGACCGTGCGCGCGAGCACGCCGGCGTGAGGGAGCAGTTCGGCCGTCCGCTCGCCGAATTCCAGGGCCTGCAATGGAAGTTCGCCGACATGGCGATCAAGCTCGAAAGCGCGCAGCTCCTGCTCTATCGCGCCGCGGTGAACGCCGACAAAGGCCTGCCGTCGGCCTATGAGACCGCGGTCGCCAAGGCCGCATGCAATCAGGCCGGCTGGGATTGCGCGCACGAGTCGATGCAGATCATGGGCGCCGCGGGCTTCAGCAAGACCTCGCTGGTCGAATACTGCATGCGCCGTTGTCGTGGCTGGATGATCGCTGGAGGCTCGGTCGAGATGCTGAAGAACCGCATCGCCGAGCACGTGCTCGACCGGCGCTTCGATCAGCGCCCGCCCAAGCCGAAAGCCTCCGAGGCCGCCGAGTGA
- a CDS encoding D-2-hydroxyacid dehydrogenase family protein: MKIVIPDDYQDMVDQLPCYSLIRHHDVMRYRTPAKDIDELVARLKDADVVVSIRERVDFSRALLERLPKLKLLALVGRNSHMLDFNAATDLGIPVSTGVSNSPVAPAELTLALIVASRRNIALEAERMKRGDWPCTLSHRLRGSTLGIFGLGAIGTLVAEGGKGLGMKVLVWGQKNSLEKAAAACYDTAKSKAELFERSDILSISIRLRPETRGIVGLEDFARMKPTALFVNVARAELVQPGALLEALKKGRPGYAAVDVYEQEPIMGGNHPFLKMPNVLCTPHLGWAEWDNFELYFRECFEQIMKFEKGEPLRLGNPNVKPRA, translated from the coding sequence ATGAAAATTGTCATTCCCGATGACTACCAGGACATGGTGGATCAGCTCCCGTGTTATTCGCTGATCCGCCACCATGACGTGATGCGCTATCGCACGCCGGCGAAAGATATCGACGAACTCGTCGCGCGGCTGAAGGACGCCGACGTGGTGGTGTCGATCCGCGAACGCGTCGATTTTTCCCGCGCGCTGCTGGAACGTCTGCCCAAGCTCAAATTGCTGGCGCTGGTCGGCCGCAACTCGCACATGCTCGACTTCAACGCCGCGACCGATCTCGGCATCCCGGTCTCGACCGGCGTGAGCAACTCGCCGGTGGCGCCGGCCGAATTGACGCTCGCGCTGATCGTTGCATCCCGCCGCAACATCGCGCTCGAAGCCGAGCGCATGAAGCGCGGCGACTGGCCTTGCACGCTGTCGCACAGGCTGCGCGGCTCGACGCTCGGCATCTTCGGGCTCGGCGCGATCGGCACGCTGGTCGCCGAAGGCGGCAAGGGACTCGGCATGAAGGTGCTGGTGTGGGGCCAGAAGAACTCGCTGGAGAAGGCTGCCGCGGCCTGCTACGACACCGCCAAAAGCAAGGCCGAGCTGTTCGAGCGCTCGGACATTCTCTCCATCAGCATCCGGCTGCGGCCGGAGACCAGGGGCATCGTCGGCCTGGAGGATTTCGCGCGGATGAAGCCGACCGCGCTGTTCGTCAACGTGGCGCGCGCCGAGCTGGTGCAGCCCGGCGCGCTGCTCGAGGCGTTGAAGAAGGGCCGGCCCGGCTATGCGGCGGTCGACGTCTATGAGCAGGAGCCAATCATGGGCGGCAACCATCCGTTCCTGAAAATGCCGAACGTGCTGTGCACGCCGCATCTCGGCTGGGCCGAGTGGGACAATTTCGAGCTCTACTTCCGCGAATGCTTCGAGCAGATCATGAAGTTCGAGAAGGGCGAGCCGTTGCGGCTCGGCAATCCGAACGTTAAGCCGAGGGCGTAA